From Cyprinus carpio isolate SPL01 chromosome A7, ASM1834038v1, whole genome shotgun sequence, a single genomic window includes:
- the LOC109081209 gene encoding LIM/homeobox protein Lhx3-like isoform X2, giving the protein MLLEHPGSSCQNAGNYNRYNSSQDIPVCAGCNQHIVDRFILKVLDRHWHSKCLKCNDCQSQLADKCFSRGDSVYCKDDFFKRFGTKCAACQQGIPPTQVVRRAQDFVYHLHCFACIVCKRQLATGDEYYLMEDSRLVCKADYETAKQREADSTAKRPRTTITAKQLETLKNAYNNSPKPARHVREQLSSETGLDMRVVQVWFQNRRAKEKRLKKDAGRQRWGQYFRNMKRSRGSSKSDKDSTQEEGMDSDAEVSFTDEPPMSELGHSNGIYSSLSESSPSLSRQGGGHPPFPLEHGSIIPSQEQYQDIQASSPYSLPQSPGSLQALPRHQPLISSLVYPESGLPMVGQSGGQNMTPGVRMMGGGNRPSSDLSTGSSGGYPDFPASPASWLDEVDHAQF; this is encoded by the exons ATGTTGTTAGAACATCCAGGATCAAGCTGTCAAAATGCTGGAAATTACAACAGATACAACTCGAGTCAAG ATATTCCTGTCTGCGCGGGCTGTAACCAGCACATCGTGGATCGTTTTATCCTGAAGGTTTTAGATCGACACTGGCACAGCAAATGTCTGAAATGCAACGACTGTCAGTCTCAGCTGGCCGACAAATGCTTTAGTCGAGGCGACAGTGTCTACTGCAAAGACGACTTCTTTAA GAGATTCGGAACCAAGTGCGCCGCGTGTCAGCAGGGCATCCCGCCGACACAGGTGGTCCGGAGGGCGCAGGATTTCGTGTATCACCTGCACTGCTTCGCCTGTATCGTCTGTAAGAGGCAGCTGGCCACAGGTGACGAGTATTACCTGATGGAGGACAGTCGACTGGTGTGTAAAGCCGATTATGAGACCGCCAAACAGAGAG AGGCGGATTCGACAGCAAAACGCCCGCGCACAACAATCACAGCCAAACAGCTGGAGACGCTGAAGAACGCTTATAATAACTCACCGAAACCCGCGCGACACGTGCGGGAGCAGCTGTCCTCAGAGACCGGCCTCGACATGCGGGTGGTGCAG GTCTGGTTTCAGAACAGAAGAGCAAAGGagaaaagactgaaaaaagaTGCAGGCAGACAGAGATGGGGTCAGTACTTCAGAAACATGAAGAGGTCACGCGGGAGCTCCAAATCAGACAAAGACAGCACTCAGGAGGAGGGCATGGACAGCGATGCTGAGGTCTCTTTCACAG ACGAGCCGCCCATGTCGGAGCTGGGTCACTCCAACGGCATTTACAGCAGTCTGAGCGAAAGCTCTCCGTCTCTGAGTCGTCAGGGTGGAGGTCATCCGCCCTTCCCGCTGGAGCACGGCTCCATCATCCCCTCGCAGGAGCAGTACCAAGACATCCAGGCCAGCAGCCCCTACAGCCTCCCGCAGTCTCCAGGCTCACTACAGGCTCTTCCCAGACACCAGCCCCTAATCTCCAGCCTGGTCTACCCAGAGTCTGGCCTGCCCATGGTAGGTCAGAGTGGAGGCCAGAACATGACTCCGGGGGTTCGCATGATGGGCGGGGGAAACAGGCCGAGCTCTGATTTGTCCACGGGAAGCAGCGGTGGGTACCCGGACTTCCCTGCGAGCCCGGCGTCCTGGTTGGATGAAGTAGATCATGCCCAGTTCTGA
- the LOC109081209 gene encoding LIM/homeobox protein Lhx3-like isoform X1 gives MKMEQNKARDSPKEPSSHHTEMLLALLAQREELRKDIPVCAGCNQHIVDRFILKVLDRHWHSKCLKCNDCQSQLADKCFSRGDSVYCKDDFFKRFGTKCAACQQGIPPTQVVRRAQDFVYHLHCFACIVCKRQLATGDEYYLMEDSRLVCKADYETAKQREADSTAKRPRTTITAKQLETLKNAYNNSPKPARHVREQLSSETGLDMRVVQVWFQNRRAKEKRLKKDAGRQRWGQYFRNMKRSRGSSKSDKDSTQEEGMDSDAEVSFTDEPPMSELGHSNGIYSSLSESSPSLSRQGGGHPPFPLEHGSIIPSQEQYQDIQASSPYSLPQSPGSLQALPRHQPLISSLVYPESGLPMVGQSGGQNMTPGVRMMGGGNRPSSDLSTGSSGGYPDFPASPASWLDEVDHAQF, from the exons ATGAAAATGGAGCAGAATAAAGCCCGGGATTCGCCGAAAGAGCCGTCCTCTCATCACACGGAGATGCTCTTGGCTTTACTCGCGCAGAGAGAGGAGTTACGGAAAG ATATTCCTGTCTGCGCGGGCTGTAACCAGCACATCGTGGATCGTTTTATCCTGAAGGTTTTAGATCGACACTGGCACAGCAAATGTCTGAAATGCAACGACTGTCAGTCTCAGCTGGCCGACAAATGCTTTAGTCGAGGCGACAGTGTCTACTGCAAAGACGACTTCTTTAA GAGATTCGGAACCAAGTGCGCCGCGTGTCAGCAGGGCATCCCGCCGACACAGGTGGTCCGGAGGGCGCAGGATTTCGTGTATCACCTGCACTGCTTCGCCTGTATCGTCTGTAAGAGGCAGCTGGCCACAGGTGACGAGTATTACCTGATGGAGGACAGTCGACTGGTGTGTAAAGCCGATTATGAGACCGCCAAACAGAGAG AGGCGGATTCGACAGCAAAACGCCCGCGCACAACAATCACAGCCAAACAGCTGGAGACGCTGAAGAACGCTTATAATAACTCACCGAAACCCGCGCGACACGTGCGGGAGCAGCTGTCCTCAGAGACCGGCCTCGACATGCGGGTGGTGCAG GTCTGGTTTCAGAACAGAAGAGCAAAGGagaaaagactgaaaaaagaTGCAGGCAGACAGAGATGGGGTCAGTACTTCAGAAACATGAAGAGGTCACGCGGGAGCTCCAAATCAGACAAAGACAGCACTCAGGAGGAGGGCATGGACAGCGATGCTGAGGTCTCTTTCACAG ACGAGCCGCCCATGTCGGAGCTGGGTCACTCCAACGGCATTTACAGCAGTCTGAGCGAAAGCTCTCCGTCTCTGAGTCGTCAGGGTGGAGGTCATCCGCCCTTCCCGCTGGAGCACGGCTCCATCATCCCCTCGCAGGAGCAGTACCAAGACATCCAGGCCAGCAGCCCCTACAGCCTCCCGCAGTCTCCAGGCTCACTACAGGCTCTTCCCAGACACCAGCCCCTAATCTCCAGCCTGGTCTACCCAGAGTCTGGCCTGCCCATGGTAGGTCAGAGTGGAGGCCAGAACATGACTCCGGGGGTTCGCATGATGGGCGGGGGAAACAGGCCGAGCTCTGATTTGTCCACGGGAAGCAGCGGTGGGTACCCGGACTTCCCTGCGAGCCCGGCGTCCTGGTTGGATGAAGTAGATCATGCCCAGTTCTGA